One genomic region from Anopheles bellator chromosome 2, idAnoBellAS_SP24_06.2, whole genome shotgun sequence encodes:
- the LOC131209712 gene encoding DNA replication licensing factor Mcm3 yields the protein MADEDQRIADIQLEYLNFLDDEEDQGTYTAHVRKMINDKSKRLVVNINDIRRKNAVRATALLNSAFDEQLAFSRALKEYVSTIDPSYAKTHEDFHVAFEGSFGNKHVTPRSLTSRFLGSLVCVEGIVTKVSLIRPKVVKSVHYCAATKKVMERRYTDLTSFEAIPSSAVYPTKDEDGNVLETEFGLSVYKDHQTLSIQEMPEKAPAGQLPRSVDVVCDDDLVDRCKPGDRVQIVGNYRCLPGKQGGYTTGTFRTVMIANNVSQLSKESSLSVTREEINMCKKLAKNNDIFELLSKSLAPSIHGHEFEKKAILCLLLGGIEKNLANGTRLRGDINVLLIGDPSVAKSQLLRYVLNTAPRAITTTGRGSSGVGLTAAVTTDQETGERRLEAGAMVLADRGVVCIDEFDKMSDIDRTAIHEVMEQGRVTISKAGIHASLNARCSVLAAANPVYGRYDQYKTPMENIGLQDSLLSRFDLLFVMLDVIDSDHDRMISDHVVRMHRYRNPKEQDGDVLPMGASAVDMLSTINHDSLEDKETPMYEKYDPLLHGSSRQRSDQILSMEFMRKYIHIAKCLKPKLTEGACEMISNEYSRLRSQDLMDSDVARTQPVTARTLETLIRLSTAHAKARMSRTVAEKDAQAAIELIQFAYFKKVLEKEKKKRRRTEEDESSNEEEEDAENGVEVVVNGSNGTQQEPRRSKRTRIERTADDDSDHENILTSPPDRGDLTRRETVATVSSEGSATATERMDDTESSAEATISEDRLKLFRQGVHHAFKQFRDQAVALSRLTKHINENSGDEAFTSGEIAAAINRMTESNQIMVHDDMVFLI from the exons ATGGCAGATGAAGATCAACGTATTGCCGACATCCAATTGGAGTATCTAAACTTTCTTGACGATGAA GAAGACCAGGGCACGTACACCGCGCACGTTCGCAAGATGATAAACGACAAAAGTAAGCGTCTGGTCGTAAACATTAATGATATCCGCCGTAAGAACGCGGTACGCGCTACGGCCCTTCTGAACAGTGCCTTCGACGAACAGCTAGCGTTTTCGCGTGCGCTGAAGGAATACGTATCCACTATCGATCCCAGCTACGCAAAGACACACGAAGACTTTCACGTCGCGTTCGAAGGCAGCTTCGGGAACAAGCATGTTACGCCTCGGTCGCTGACCTCACGCTTTTTGGGAAGTCTCGTGTGCGTCGAAGGGATCGTCACGAAGGTGTCGCTCATCCGGCCGAAAGTGGTGAAAAGCGTGCACTATTGTGCGGCCACCAAGAAGGTCATGGAACGACGGTACACAGATCTCACCTCGTTCGAGGCGATTCCCTCCAGTGCGGTTTACCCAACGAAGGATGAGGATGGCAACGTGCTTGAAACGGAGTTTGGTCTGTCCGTGTATAAAGATCATCAGACGCTCAGCATCCAGGAGATGCCGGAAAAGGCACCGGCCGGACAGTTGCCTCGATCGGTGGATGTGGTGTGCGATGATGATCTCGTGGACCGCTGCAAACCAGGCGATCGGGTGCAGATCGTCGGGAACTATCGTTGTCTGCCGGGCAAGCAGGGTGGCTACACGACTGGAACGTTTCGGACCGTGATGATAGCCAACAACGTGTCGCAGCTAAGCAAGGAAAGTTCGCTGAGTGTGACCCGCGAGGAGATTAATATGTGCAAAAAGCTGGCAAAGAATAACGATATTTTCGAATTACTGTCGAAAAGCTTGGCACCATCGATCCACGGCCATGAGTTTGAAAAGAAAGCCATTCTCTGTCTGCTGCTCGGAGGAATCGAAAAGAACCTTGCCAATGGGACGCGCCTTCGAGGTGACATCAACGTGTTGCTAATTGGTGACCCAAGTGTGGCCAAATCGCAGTTACTCCGTTACGTGTTGAATACGGCGCCCCGTGCGATCACCACGACCGGCCGTGGATCGAGTGGCGTCGGTTTGACCGCGGCCGTTACCACCGATCAGGAGACGGGCGAACGTCGTCTCGAGGCCGGTGCTATGGTGTTGGCCGATCGTGGCGTTGTTTGCATCGACGAGTTTGACAAGATGAGTGACATCGATCGAACGGCCATTCACGAGGTGATGGAACAGGGCCGCGTGACCATCTCCAAAGCCGGTATACATGCATCACTGAATGCTCGCTGCTCAGTGCTGGCTGCGGCCAATCCCGTGTACGGCAGG TATGATCAGTACAAGACGCCGATGGAGAATATCGGGCTACAGGACTCGTTGCTGTCACGTTTCGATCTGCTGTTTGTCATGCTGGATGTGATCGATAGCGATCACGATCGAATGATTTCCGATCATGTGGTGCGCATGCACCGTTACCGTAATCCAAAAGAGCAGGATGGAGATGTGCTGCCGATGGGAGCTAGCGCGGTCGATATGCTTTCCACGATCAATCACGACTCGCTGGAGGACAAGGAGACGCCGATGTACGAAAAGTATGACCCACTGCTGCACGGATCGTCACGCCAGCGCAGCGACCAGATCCTGTCGATGGAGTTTATGCGCAAGTACATTCACATCGCCAAATGTCTGAAGCCGAAACTGACCGAGGGCGCGTGCGAAATGATTTCGAACGAGTACTCGCGGCTTCGCTCGCAGGATTTGATGGATTCCGATGTGGCCCGCACCCAGCCAGTAACGGCCCGTACCCTAGAGACGCTCATCCGCCTGTCGACGGCACACGCGAAGGCACGAATGTCTCGCACGGTGGCCGAAAAGGATGCCCAAGCAGCGATCGAACTGATCCAGTTTGCCTACTTCAAGAAGGTGCTggaaaaggagaagaaaaaacgccGCCGCACCGAGGAAGACGAATCGTCCaacgaggaagaggaggacgcAGAGAATGGCGTGGAAGTCGTCGTGAATGGGAGCAATGGGACACAACAAGAGCCACGCCGTTCGAAGCGCACGCGCATCGAGCGTACGGCTGACGATGATTCGGATCACGAAAACATACTCACATCGCCTCCGGACCGAGGCGATCTGACTCGGCGAGAAACGGTCGCAACGGTCTCGAGCGAAGGGTCAgcgacggccaccgagcggaTGGACGATACCGAGAGCAGCGCGGAGGCCACCATCAGCGAAGATCGGCTGAAGCTGTTCCGGCAGGGTGTCCACCATGCGTTCAAGCAGTTCCGTGACCAGGCGGTGGCTCTGTCACGGCTAACCAAACACATCAACGAAAACAGTGGCGACGAAGCGTTCACGAGCGGAGAAATAGCGGCCGCCATCAATCGGATGACCGAAAGCAACCAGATCATGGTGCACGACGACATGGTCTTCCTAATCTAA
- the LOC131212274 gene encoding regulator of nonsense transcripts 1 homolog isoform X2 — MSVDTFDVNSASQSLTFVDSEDNFFLGAESQPSEFDFRDFSIPSQSQTQGSQLDLLSSGSQVGSHPTKLAGITSAIGELQFEEEEDELEPLEEHKQLPPHACRYCGIHEPSTVVMCNICKKWFCNGRGSTSGSHIVNHLVRAKHREVTLHADGPLGETVLECYSCATKNVFLLGFIPARSDSVVVLLCRQPCAAQNSIKDMDWDQEQWKPLIADRSFLFWLVKVPSDQDQLRARKVSAVQINKLEELWKENVDATFQDLEKPGIDKEPQQVQLRYVDGYQYQNTFGPLVKLEADYDEKLKESQTQENIEIRWDTGLNKKTIAYFTLAKNDGDMKLMHGDELKLRYVGELHKPWSCIGHVIKVPDNYGDDVGLELKHNHQAPVECTMNFAVDFIWKGTSFERMQQALRKFAMDAKSVSNYIYSRLLGNVRADGNDEVLFRMNLPKHFSAPNLPDLNRSQVYAVRHALQRPLSLIQGPPGTGKTVTSATIVYQLARLNSGPILVCAPSNTAVDQLTEKIHRTNLKVVRVCARSREAIDSPVSYLALHNQIRNMAQNSELKKLQQLKDETGELSLSDERRYRSLKKQAERELLEAADVICCTCVGAGDLRLQRLKFNSILIDESMQSTEPECMVPVVLGAKQLILVGDHCQLGPVVMCKKAAKAGLSQSLFERLVALGIRPFRLEVQYRMHPELSQFPSNFFYEGSLQNGVCADERKLKVDFPWPSSDCPMFFLVTQGQEEIAGSGTSYLNRTEASNVEKITTRFLKAGIKPEQIGIITPYEGQRAYLVQYMQYQGSLHSKLYQEIEIASVDAFQGREKDIIIMSCVRANEHQGIGFLNDPRRLNVALTRAKYGIIIVGNPKVLSKQELWNHLLNFYKDKKVLVEGSLNNLKESLIQFTKPKKIVNTLNPGSHFMNNVMYDAKEVLGGGYFDRSPAATSFASGSNPVTATGYGHSYLTQTGGGGMGVDLGMPGPSAGGSNSAMPLDTFMRKMHDPIGYISPHRAHQAVGNMPVPVGMFINMNNMNIPPRFYQQQQAIQAAKQIRRPAATPTAGASGSMAGPSSTSKPVNRPRPIGPPSGSGGSNQSKGQGGSLTQGMSQQGMSQPGFTLSQQAEFSQDYMGEYQSQMDNILSQESNYNSQSGPGDRLVFELPSSSQFSQPY, encoded by the exons ATGAGTGTGGACACGTTCGACGTAAACTCAGCTTCGCAATCGTTGACCTTCGTCGACTCGGAGGATAACTTTTTCCTTGGCGCCGAATCGCAGCCGTCCGAGTTTGACTTTCGCGACTTCTCGATCCCGTCGCAAAGTCAAACGCAGGGATCGCAGCTCGATCTTCTGAGCAGCGGCAGTCAGGTAGGTTCAC ATCCGACGAAGTTGGCCGGTATCACATCGGCAATCGGGGAGCTGCAGTtcgaggaagaggaagacgaGCTAGAACCGCTCGAGGAGCACAAACAGCTGCCACCGCATGCCTGCCGTTACTGCGGCATCCACGAGCCGAGCACCGTGGTGATGTGCAACATTTGCAAAAAGTGGTTCTGCAATGGCCGCGGaagcacttccggttcgcaCATCGTGAATCATCTGGTGCGTGCGAAGCACCGCGAGGTTACGCTGCACGCCGATGGTCCCCTCGGGGAAACGGTGCTCGAGTGTTACTCGTGCGCCACCAAGAACGTCTTTTTGCTCGGTTTCATTCCGGCAAGAAGCgactcggtggtggtgctgctgtgcag ACAACCGTGTGCGGCGCAAAACTCCATCAAAGACATGGACTGGGACCAGGAGCAGTGGAAGCCGCTGATTGCGGATCGTAGCTTTCTGTTCTGGCTGGTGAAGGTTCCGTCCGATCAGGACCAGTTGCGTGCTCGGAAGGTGTCGGCCGTGCAGATCAACAAGCTGGAGGAGTTGTGGAAGGAGAACGTTGACGCCACTTTTCAGGATCTGGAGAAACCCGGCATCGACAAGGAACCGCAGCAGGTGCAGCTGCGGTACGTGGACGGCTACCAGTACCAGAACACGTTCGGTCCGCTGGTGAAGCTGGAAGCGGACTACGACGAGAAGCTGAAGGAAAGCCAGACACAGGAGAACATCGAGATTCGTTGGGACACGGGCTTGAACAAGAAGACGATCGCATACTTTACGCTGGCCAAGAACGATGGAGACATGAAGCTAATGCACGGAGACGAACTGAAGCTACGGTATGTCGGGGAGCTGCATAAGCCGTGGAGCTGCATCGGGCACGTCATCAAGGTACCGGACAACTACGGCGACGACGTCGGGCTGGAGTTGAAGCACAATCACCAGGCGCCGGTCGAGTGTACCATGAATTTCGCGGTGGACTTTATCTGGAAAGGCACGTCCTTTGAGCGCATGCAGCAAGCACTGCGCAAGTTTGCGATGGACGCAAAGAGCGTCTCGAACTACATCTACTCGCGGCTACTGGGGAACGTGCGTGCCGATGGCAACGACGAGGTGTTGTTCCGCATGAACCTTCCGAAGCACTTCAGTGCACCGAACCTGCCGGACCTGAATCGATCGCAGGTTTACGCGGTGCGGCATGCACTGCAGCGGCCGCTCAGTCTGATCCAGGGCCCACCGGGAACCGGCAAAACGGTCAcatcggccacgatcgtcTACCAATTGGCCCGGCTCAATAGTGGTCCGATCCTGGTGTGCGCTCCAAGCAACACGGCGGTTGATCAGCTGACGGAGAAGATTCATCGCACCAACCTGAAGGTGgtgcgtgtttgtgcgcgTTCTCGCGAGGCCATCGATTCCCCGGTCAGCTACCTGGCGCTGCACAATCAGATCCGCAATATGGCACAAAACTcggagctgaagaagctgcAGCAGCTAAAGGACGAGACCGGCGAGCTGAGTCTGTCGGACGAGCGACGCTATCGATCGCTGAAGAAACAGGCCGAACGGGAGCTGCTGGAAGCGGCCGACGTGATCTGTTGCACGTGTGTCGGGGCCGGTGACCTACGTCTGCAGCGTCTCAAGTTCAACTCCATTCTGATCGACGAATCGATGCAATCGACGGAACCGGAGTGcatggtgccggtggtgctgggtgCCAAGCAGCTCATTCTCGTCGGTGACCATTGTCAGTTGGGGCCTGTGGTAATGTGCAAAAAGGCAGCCAAGGCCGGACTGTCGCAGAGTCTGTTCGAGCGCTTGGTGGCCCTCGGCATCAGGCCATTCCGCCTGGAGGTACAGTACCGGATGCACCCGGAGCTGTCGCAGTTCCCTTCGAACTTTTTCTACGAGGGCAGCCTGCAGAATGGCGTGTGCGCGGACGAACGCAAACTGAAGGTGGACTtcccgtggccatcgtcggaCTGTCCTATGTTTTTCTTGGTTACACAGGGCCAAGAGGAGATAGCCGGTTCCGGCACTTCGTACCTCAACCGTACCGAGGCCTCGAATGTGGAAAAAATAACGACCCGGTTCCTGAAGGCCGGCATTAAACCGGAACAGATTGGCATCATCACGCCGTACGAGGGACAGCGGGCTTATCTGGTGCAGTACATGCAGTACCAGGGGTCGCTGCACTCGAAGCTGTATCAGGAGATCGAGATCGCGAGCGTGGATGCGTTCCAGGGTCGCGAGAAGGACATCATCATTATGTCGTGCGTACGGGCAAACGAACACCAGGGCATCGGATTTCTGAACGATCCGCGGCGTCTAAACGTGGCACTGACTCGCGCCAAGtacggcatcatcatcgtcggcaaCCCGAAGGTACTGTCGAAGCAGGAACTGTGGAATCATCTATTGAACTTTTACAAGGACAAAAAGGTGCTGGTCGAGGGTTCGCTGAACAACCTCAAGGAATCGCTGATTCAGTTCACGAAGCCAAAAAAGATCGTCAACACGCTCAATCCGGGCTCGCACTTCATGAACAACGTCATGTACGACGCAAAGGAAGTGCTGGGTGGCGGATACTTTGATCGCAGTCCGGCCGCCACAAGCTTTGCATCCGGAAGCAATCCGGTTACCGCGACCGGCTACGGGCACTCGTATCTTACTcagaccggtggtggtggaatggGAGTGGACTTGGGGATGCCGGGGCCGAGTGCAGGCGGGAGCAACTCGGCGATGCCCCTGGACACGTTCATGCGCAAGATGCACGATCCGATCGGGTACATCTCACCGCATCGCGCACATCAAGCGGTCGGCAacatgccggtgccggtgggaaTGTTCATCAACATGAACAACATGAACATACCGCCGCGCttctaccagcagcagcaggccatTCAGGCGGCCAAACAGATTCGACGTCCGGCGGCCACCCCCACGGCGGGGGCCAGTGGTTCCATGGCGGGCCCTTCGTCGACCAGCAAACCCGTAAACCGTCCACGTCCAATTGGGCCCCCGAGTGGCTCGGGAGGCAGCAACCAGTCGAAAGGGCAGGGCGGATCGCTTACGCAGGGCATGTCGCAGCAGGGTATGTCGCAGCCTGGCTTCACCCTGTCCCAGCAGGCCGAGTTCTCGCAGGACTACATGGGCGAGTATCAGTCGCAGATGGACAACATCCTGTCGCAGGAGTCCAACTACAATAGccagtccgggccgggcgatcgGTTGGTGTTCGAGCTGCCGTCCAGCTCGCAGTTCTCGCAGCCCTACTGA
- the LOC131212274 gene encoding regulator of nonsense transcripts 1 homolog isoform X1, translating to MSVDTFDVNSASQSLTFVDSEDNFFLGAESQPSEFDFRDFSIPSQSQTQGSQLDLLSSGSQVNGFGRRISVDPTKLAGITSAIGELQFEEEEDELEPLEEHKQLPPHACRYCGIHEPSTVVMCNICKKWFCNGRGSTSGSHIVNHLVRAKHREVTLHADGPLGETVLECYSCATKNVFLLGFIPARSDSVVVLLCRQPCAAQNSIKDMDWDQEQWKPLIADRSFLFWLVKVPSDQDQLRARKVSAVQINKLEELWKENVDATFQDLEKPGIDKEPQQVQLRYVDGYQYQNTFGPLVKLEADYDEKLKESQTQENIEIRWDTGLNKKTIAYFTLAKNDGDMKLMHGDELKLRYVGELHKPWSCIGHVIKVPDNYGDDVGLELKHNHQAPVECTMNFAVDFIWKGTSFERMQQALRKFAMDAKSVSNYIYSRLLGNVRADGNDEVLFRMNLPKHFSAPNLPDLNRSQVYAVRHALQRPLSLIQGPPGTGKTVTSATIVYQLARLNSGPILVCAPSNTAVDQLTEKIHRTNLKVVRVCARSREAIDSPVSYLALHNQIRNMAQNSELKKLQQLKDETGELSLSDERRYRSLKKQAERELLEAADVICCTCVGAGDLRLQRLKFNSILIDESMQSTEPECMVPVVLGAKQLILVGDHCQLGPVVMCKKAAKAGLSQSLFERLVALGIRPFRLEVQYRMHPELSQFPSNFFYEGSLQNGVCADERKLKVDFPWPSSDCPMFFLVTQGQEEIAGSGTSYLNRTEASNVEKITTRFLKAGIKPEQIGIITPYEGQRAYLVQYMQYQGSLHSKLYQEIEIASVDAFQGREKDIIIMSCVRANEHQGIGFLNDPRRLNVALTRAKYGIIIVGNPKVLSKQELWNHLLNFYKDKKVLVEGSLNNLKESLIQFTKPKKIVNTLNPGSHFMNNVMYDAKEVLGGGYFDRSPAATSFASGSNPVTATGYGHSYLTQTGGGGMGVDLGMPGPSAGGSNSAMPLDTFMRKMHDPIGYISPHRAHQAVGNMPVPVGMFINMNNMNIPPRFYQQQQAIQAAKQIRRPAATPTAGASGSMAGPSSTSKPVNRPRPIGPPSGSGGSNQSKGQGGSLTQGMSQQGMSQPGFTLSQQAEFSQDYMGEYQSQMDNILSQESNYNSQSGPGDRLVFELPSSSQFSQPY from the exons ATGAGTGTGGACACGTTCGACGTAAACTCAGCTTCGCAATCGTTGACCTTCGTCGACTCGGAGGATAACTTTTTCCTTGGCGCCGAATCGCAGCCGTCCGAGTTTGACTTTCGCGACTTCTCGATCCCGTCGCAAAGTCAAACGCAGGGATCGCAGCTCGATCTTCTGAGCAGCGGCAGTCAG GTCAATGGATTCGGCCGTCGTATCAGCGTCGATCCGACGAAGTTGGCCGGTATCACATCGGCAATCGGGGAGCTGCAGTtcgaggaagaggaagacgaGCTAGAACCGCTCGAGGAGCACAAACAGCTGCCACCGCATGCCTGCCGTTACTGCGGCATCCACGAGCCGAGCACCGTGGTGATGTGCAACATTTGCAAAAAGTGGTTCTGCAATGGCCGCGGaagcacttccggttcgcaCATCGTGAATCATCTGGTGCGTGCGAAGCACCGCGAGGTTACGCTGCACGCCGATGGTCCCCTCGGGGAAACGGTGCTCGAGTGTTACTCGTGCGCCACCAAGAACGTCTTTTTGCTCGGTTTCATTCCGGCAAGAAGCgactcggtggtggtgctgctgtgcag ACAACCGTGTGCGGCGCAAAACTCCATCAAAGACATGGACTGGGACCAGGAGCAGTGGAAGCCGCTGATTGCGGATCGTAGCTTTCTGTTCTGGCTGGTGAAGGTTCCGTCCGATCAGGACCAGTTGCGTGCTCGGAAGGTGTCGGCCGTGCAGATCAACAAGCTGGAGGAGTTGTGGAAGGAGAACGTTGACGCCACTTTTCAGGATCTGGAGAAACCCGGCATCGACAAGGAACCGCAGCAGGTGCAGCTGCGGTACGTGGACGGCTACCAGTACCAGAACACGTTCGGTCCGCTGGTGAAGCTGGAAGCGGACTACGACGAGAAGCTGAAGGAAAGCCAGACACAGGAGAACATCGAGATTCGTTGGGACACGGGCTTGAACAAGAAGACGATCGCATACTTTACGCTGGCCAAGAACGATGGAGACATGAAGCTAATGCACGGAGACGAACTGAAGCTACGGTATGTCGGGGAGCTGCATAAGCCGTGGAGCTGCATCGGGCACGTCATCAAGGTACCGGACAACTACGGCGACGACGTCGGGCTGGAGTTGAAGCACAATCACCAGGCGCCGGTCGAGTGTACCATGAATTTCGCGGTGGACTTTATCTGGAAAGGCACGTCCTTTGAGCGCATGCAGCAAGCACTGCGCAAGTTTGCGATGGACGCAAAGAGCGTCTCGAACTACATCTACTCGCGGCTACTGGGGAACGTGCGTGCCGATGGCAACGACGAGGTGTTGTTCCGCATGAACCTTCCGAAGCACTTCAGTGCACCGAACCTGCCGGACCTGAATCGATCGCAGGTTTACGCGGTGCGGCATGCACTGCAGCGGCCGCTCAGTCTGATCCAGGGCCCACCGGGAACCGGCAAAACGGTCAcatcggccacgatcgtcTACCAATTGGCCCGGCTCAATAGTGGTCCGATCCTGGTGTGCGCTCCAAGCAACACGGCGGTTGATCAGCTGACGGAGAAGATTCATCGCACCAACCTGAAGGTGgtgcgtgtttgtgcgcgTTCTCGCGAGGCCATCGATTCCCCGGTCAGCTACCTGGCGCTGCACAATCAGATCCGCAATATGGCACAAAACTcggagctgaagaagctgcAGCAGCTAAAGGACGAGACCGGCGAGCTGAGTCTGTCGGACGAGCGACGCTATCGATCGCTGAAGAAACAGGCCGAACGGGAGCTGCTGGAAGCGGCCGACGTGATCTGTTGCACGTGTGTCGGGGCCGGTGACCTACGTCTGCAGCGTCTCAAGTTCAACTCCATTCTGATCGACGAATCGATGCAATCGACGGAACCGGAGTGcatggtgccggtggtgctgggtgCCAAGCAGCTCATTCTCGTCGGTGACCATTGTCAGTTGGGGCCTGTGGTAATGTGCAAAAAGGCAGCCAAGGCCGGACTGTCGCAGAGTCTGTTCGAGCGCTTGGTGGCCCTCGGCATCAGGCCATTCCGCCTGGAGGTACAGTACCGGATGCACCCGGAGCTGTCGCAGTTCCCTTCGAACTTTTTCTACGAGGGCAGCCTGCAGAATGGCGTGTGCGCGGACGAACGCAAACTGAAGGTGGACTtcccgtggccatcgtcggaCTGTCCTATGTTTTTCTTGGTTACACAGGGCCAAGAGGAGATAGCCGGTTCCGGCACTTCGTACCTCAACCGTACCGAGGCCTCGAATGTGGAAAAAATAACGACCCGGTTCCTGAAGGCCGGCATTAAACCGGAACAGATTGGCATCATCACGCCGTACGAGGGACAGCGGGCTTATCTGGTGCAGTACATGCAGTACCAGGGGTCGCTGCACTCGAAGCTGTATCAGGAGATCGAGATCGCGAGCGTGGATGCGTTCCAGGGTCGCGAGAAGGACATCATCATTATGTCGTGCGTACGGGCAAACGAACACCAGGGCATCGGATTTCTGAACGATCCGCGGCGTCTAAACGTGGCACTGACTCGCGCCAAGtacggcatcatcatcgtcggcaaCCCGAAGGTACTGTCGAAGCAGGAACTGTGGAATCATCTATTGAACTTTTACAAGGACAAAAAGGTGCTGGTCGAGGGTTCGCTGAACAACCTCAAGGAATCGCTGATTCAGTTCACGAAGCCAAAAAAGATCGTCAACACGCTCAATCCGGGCTCGCACTTCATGAACAACGTCATGTACGACGCAAAGGAAGTGCTGGGTGGCGGATACTTTGATCGCAGTCCGGCCGCCACAAGCTTTGCATCCGGAAGCAATCCGGTTACCGCGACCGGCTACGGGCACTCGTATCTTACTcagaccggtggtggtggaatggGAGTGGACTTGGGGATGCCGGGGCCGAGTGCAGGCGGGAGCAACTCGGCGATGCCCCTGGACACGTTCATGCGCAAGATGCACGATCCGATCGGGTACATCTCACCGCATCGCGCACATCAAGCGGTCGGCAacatgccggtgccggtgggaaTGTTCATCAACATGAACAACATGAACATACCGCCGCGCttctaccagcagcagcaggccatTCAGGCGGCCAAACAGATTCGACGTCCGGCGGCCACCCCCACGGCGGGGGCCAGTGGTTCCATGGCGGGCCCTTCGTCGACCAGCAAACCCGTAAACCGTCCACGTCCAATTGGGCCCCCGAGTGGCTCGGGAGGCAGCAACCAGTCGAAAGGGCAGGGCGGATCGCTTACGCAGGGCATGTCGCAGCAGGGTATGTCGCAGCCTGGCTTCACCCTGTCCCAGCAGGCCGAGTTCTCGCAGGACTACATGGGCGAGTATCAGTCGCAGATGGACAACATCCTGTCGCAGGAGTCCAACTACAATAGccagtccgggccgggcgatcgGTTGGTGTTCGAGCTGCCGTCCAGCTCGCAGTTCTCGCAGCCCTACTGA
- the LOC131209644 gene encoding large ribosomal subunit protein mL65 yields MLSHNFRRGLLNLRWRGPRALSTRPLPSQDHEYTAQPQYPPIQDPSFKAKKMREKGSWHQRVERLSSVEEKLFEINMPKYYGYKANILTDERFPYNIKPFVQYATRTCFQEGLPPCYDPLKEEATQILESLRGELEDTIAFELSNYTHFGTTNVSPKEKEEALVRALLAQLNRTLTNALAAKYPHLNETETDFDPRHEAFWFLGGIYPPKLVRKIKEGQEWQKPYANDPYDRNMQYIGKPYLALRHKHLLDPLVPGTVLDTLDIKQDNVEVPDFRYDPLALGYMTEFRHATTVPGFWPGDQHEFGLLSFQRRSHTIDRHRISALNDLEDTLHVQGILSSFAWLLGQACYQGFSMFHDVTYPLTTQTVITNGKQWSFYAFQLNTTLVHSDQVDVNNRYNLCWGTKELQLYDSVDEGGKINGLRDEVLLRLIMFYMNQPKQRPDELKPYLCPKEPRVADIVDEKRRVFMEQAYKHVVSNRPRHRLVPEVYQWEKIYKIDHKTRPMDPKRRPFELGENMYKRRMDEHALKYIPRAVRPDGPKSRPKFEATYYPNVRR; encoded by the exons ATGCTTTCGCATAATTTTCGCCGTGGTTTGTTAAACCTGCGCTGGCGAGGACCGCGGGCCTTGTCGACGAGGCCATTGCCGAGCCAAGACCACGAGTACACCGCCCAACCGCAATATCCACCCATCCAGGATCCATCGTTTAAGGCGAAAAAAATGCGAGAGAAAGGATCATGGCACCAGCGAGTGGAGCGGCTGAGTTCCGTCGAAGAGAAgctgtttgaaattaacatGCCAAAGTACTACGGCTACAAGGCAAACATACTGACCGACGAAAGGTTTCCGTACAACATTAAACCATTCGTACAGTACGCAACGAGGACGTGCTTCCAAGAGGGCCTGCCACCGTGCTACGATCCGCTGAAGGAGGAAGCGACCCAGATTCTCGAATCGCTTCGAGGCGAGCTTGAGGACACGATCGCATTTGAACTGTCCAACTACAC GCATTTTGGAACTACGAACGTTAGTCCGAAGGAGAAAGAGGAAGCTCTTGTCCGGGCACTGCTCGCGCAGCTCAACCGAACACTCACGAATGCACTGGCCGCCAAGTACCCGCATCtgaatgaaaccgaaaccgattttGATCCGCGGCACGAAGCGTTCTGGTTCCTGGGTGGTATCTACCCTCCGAAGTTGGTGCGCAAAATAAAGGAAGGCCAGGAATGGCAAAAGCCATACGCCAACGATCCGTACGATCGTAACATGCAGTACATAGGAAAGCCGTACCTCGCATTGAGACACAAACACTTGCTTGATCCGCTGGTACCCGGCACGGTGCTGGACACGCTCGACATTAAGCAGGACAACGTGGAGGTTCCCGATTTTCGATACGATCCGCTTGCACTGGGCTATATGACGGAGTTTCGTCACGCGACGACAGTGCCGGGCTTTTGGCCAGGCGACCAGCACGAGTTCGGTCTGCTGTCGTTCCAGCGGCGAAGTCACACGATCGACCGACACCGTATTTCCGCGCTCAACGATTTAGAGGACACCCTGCACGTTCAAGGCATTCTGTCGAGCTTTGCCTGGCTTCTGGGACAGGCCTGTTACCAAGGGTTCTCGATGTTTCACGATGTGACCTACCCGCTCACCACGCAGACGGTTATAACGAACGGAAAACAGTGGTCATTCTACGCTTTCCAACTGAACACAACGTTAGTCCACTCGGACCAGGTGGACGTGAACAATCGATACAACCTTTGCTGGGGTACCAAGGAACTGCAGCTGTACGACTCGGTGGACGAAGGTGGCAAGATAAACGGATTGCGGGACGAAGTTTTGCTGCGACTGATCATGTTCTACATGAACCAACCGAAACAGAGGCCAGACGAGCTGAAGCCATATCTCTGCCCGAAGGAACCGCGCGTTGCCGATATAGTGGACGAGAAGCGGCGCGTGTTCATGGAGCAGGCGTACAAACACGTGGTGTCCAATCGGCCGCGCCACCGGCTCGTGCCCGAGGTGTACCAGTGGGAGAAGATTTACAAAATCGATCACAAAACGCGACCTATGGACCCAAAACGGCGGCCGTTCGAGCTGGGAGAGAACATGTACAAGCGCCGGATGGACGAACACGCACTCAAGTACATTCCCCGTGCGGTGCGTCCCGACGGACCGAAAAGTAGACCGAAATTTGAAGCAACCTACTACCCGAATGTGCGGCGCTAG